One stretch of Litoribrevibacter albus DNA includes these proteins:
- a CDS encoding aminotransferase class IV yields MPSIVYLDGKWLPSDEAKVSVFDRGFLFGDGVYEVVMVYNRQPFRLEQHLTRLFRSLDQTGIPNPLGMHEWRFIIERLIDQNEGDQQSIYIQVTRGVTAQRSHTYPTGLVPTVFASSQSISLQKKDTRRNPPCSAITLEDLRWARGDIKSTSLLGSVLLKKMVAESGKDEGILYRDGIVTEGTASNVFIVEKQQIITPCVSDFLLTGITRDFIFELAARYQMVLLEEDISLSRLQEADEIWMSSSTAEIRAITELDGLPVGTGKIGPVWTRMAKLYQKHKSELFSTCA; encoded by the coding sequence ATGCCTTCTATTGTCTATCTTGATGGTAAATGGTTGCCGTCAGATGAAGCAAAAGTCTCGGTCTTTGATCGAGGCTTTCTTTTTGGTGACGGCGTCTACGAGGTAGTGATGGTTTATAACCGTCAGCCTTTCAGATTAGAGCAGCACCTTACACGACTTTTTCGCAGTCTTGATCAGACTGGTATTCCTAACCCTCTGGGAATGCATGAGTGGCGGTTTATCATTGAGCGACTCATAGATCAAAACGAGGGTGATCAGCAATCTATCTATATTCAAGTAACCCGCGGGGTTACAGCACAGCGATCACATACTTACCCAACAGGTTTGGTTCCTACTGTATTTGCTTCTTCTCAATCTATTTCCTTACAAAAGAAAGATACCCGGCGTAACCCGCCTTGTTCGGCGATAACGCTCGAAGATCTTCGTTGGGCTCGGGGAGATATTAAATCTACCTCCTTACTTGGCAGTGTCTTGCTAAAGAAGATGGTGGCTGAATCCGGAAAAGACGAGGGTATTCTTTATCGTGATGGCATTGTCACAGAAGGAACCGCCAGCAATGTTTTTATTGTCGAAAAGCAGCAAATCATCACGCCTTGTGTGAGTGATTTTTTGCTGACCGGGATTACTCGAGACTTTATTTTTGAGTTGGCGGCCCGATATCAGATGGTGCTGTTAGAGGAAGACATTAGTTTGTCCCGTTTACAAGAAGCAGATGAAATTTGGATGTCGAGTTCCACGGCTGAGATCCGTGCCATTACTGAATTAGATGGCTTACCTGTGGGAACGGGTAAAATTGGCCCGGTCTGGACTCGC
- a CDS encoding D-alanyl-D-alanine carboxypeptidase family protein, which translates to MKAKPFNILISFLLFCLSSLSLAATLIPASPQLAASAYILLDANSGKVLVENNPDERVPPASLTKMMTSYIAVEEIQRGNISLDDEVLVSEKAWRMPGSRMFIEVGKKVKVEDLLRGIIIQSGNDASVAMAEHVAGSEAGFADLMNQYVSELGMSNTHFMNATGLPHEEHYASARDLAILAEHTIVDHPDFYGIYSEKVFKYNGIEQPNRNRLLWRDSTVDGLKTGHTNEAGYCLVASAEKDGMRLISVVLGTRSEEARARETQKLLNYGFRYFETLSLYEAGAELTRNRIWKGVQDQVSLGIIDDIVITVPRGSRKEVKANLEVDTIIEAPIQQGQELGLLKIDLNGETLVEKPLVALKPVEEAGFFARLWDAIKLFFIGLFGD; encoded by the coding sequence ATGAAAGCGAAACCTTTTAATATCCTAATTTCTTTTCTTCTCTTCTGTCTTTCAAGTCTGTCTCTGGCTGCGACCTTGATTCCGGCTTCACCACAGTTGGCAGCGTCCGCATATATTTTGCTGGATGCAAACAGTGGCAAAGTGCTTGTTGAAAATAACCCTGATGAACGAGTACCGCCTGCCAGTCTAACTAAGATGATGACCAGCTATATTGCGGTAGAAGAAATTCAACGTGGCAATATTTCGCTGGATGATGAAGTGTTGGTGAGTGAGAAAGCATGGCGGATGCCTGGCTCTCGTATGTTCATTGAAGTTGGTAAGAAAGTAAAAGTCGAAGATTTACTGAGAGGAATCATTATTCAATCGGGTAATGATGCCAGCGTGGCTATGGCTGAACATGTTGCCGGTTCTGAAGCGGGCTTTGCCGATTTGATGAATCAGTATGTTTCAGAGTTGGGAATGTCGAACACTCATTTCATGAATGCAACCGGATTGCCGCATGAAGAACACTATGCGTCTGCTCGTGATTTGGCAATTTTGGCGGAACATACCATTGTTGATCACCCAGATTTTTACGGAATCTATTCTGAGAAAGTTTTTAAGTACAACGGAATTGAGCAGCCAAACCGAAACCGTTTGTTGTGGCGAGATTCTACTGTTGATGGTTTGAAAACCGGACACACTAATGAAGCGGGTTATTGTTTAGTGGCGTCTGCTGAAAAAGATGGGATGCGTTTGATTTCTGTCGTGTTGGGTACTCGAAGTGAAGAGGCCAGAGCAAGAGAAACCCAAAAGCTTTTGAACTACGGATTCAGATACTTTGAAACCCTGTCGTTGTATGAAGCCGGTGCTGAACTGACCAGAAATCGCATCTGGAAAGGTGTTCAAGACCAAGTTTCTTTAGGGATCATTGATGATATTGTGATTACCGTACCTCGTGGTAGCCGTAAAGAAGTAAAAGCAAATTTAGAGGTCGATACCATCATTGAAGCTCCAATACAGCAAGGTCAGGAGCTTGGTCTTTTGAAGATCGATCTTAACGGTGAAACTCTAGTCGAGAAACCCTTGGTTGCTCTTAAGCCGGTTGAAGAGGCAGGCTTCTTCGCCAGATTATGGGATGCAATCAAGTTGTTCTTCATTGGACTCTTTGGTGACTAA
- a CDS encoding septal ring lytic transglycosylase RlpA family protein has translation MVRLVSFCFIALYLVGCTTPSRYHVEQDYGPSVDVDVSQVPDAVPKWEPYSSGGNKTYRVRGETYNVLPSSNGYREEGIASWYGHKFHGHLTSNGETYDMYGMSAAHKTLPIPSYVRVTNTDNGRSVVVRVNDRGPFHEGRIIDLSYAAAAKLGYHNKGTAHVVVESIDMAEPSRYVQIGAFGSLDNAKRFRQKSEQWANSSFRIKPESGVFKVQIGPLKTLKEAQDMISLAKSNGILKPLVVFDRI, from the coding sequence TTGGTTAGATTAGTTTCGTTCTGTTTTATTGCTCTTTATCTGGTAGGGTGTACCACACCGTCCCGGTATCATGTTGAGCAAGACTACGGCCCTTCTGTTGATGTGGATGTGTCGCAAGTGCCGGATGCTGTTCCTAAGTGGGAGCCGTACAGTTCTGGCGGTAATAAGACGTATCGAGTACGTGGTGAAACCTATAATGTATTGCCATCATCTAATGGTTATCGGGAAGAAGGTATTGCGTCCTGGTATGGGCATAAGTTTCATGGTCACTTGACGTCAAATGGTGAAACCTATGATATGTACGGTATGTCCGCAGCCCATAAAACATTGCCGATTCCTTCCTACGTTAGAGTGACTAATACTGATAATGGTCGCTCGGTTGTGGTTAGGGTTAATGATCGGGGGCCGTTTCATGAGGGACGAATCATCGATTTGTCTTATGCGGCTGCAGCCAAACTAGGCTATCACAACAAAGGAACAGCACATGTTGTGGTTGAATCAATCGACATGGCTGAACCTAGTCGGTATGTGCAGATCGGCGCGTTTGGAAGTCTCGATAATGCGAAGCGATTTCGTCAAAAATCTGAGCAATGGGCTAATAGTTCTTTCAGAATAAAGCCTGAATCTGGCGTTTTTAAAGTACAAATTGGACCTTTAAAAACTTTGAAAGAAGCCCAAGATATGATCTCCTTGGCAAAGTCCAATGGCATTTTAAAACCCCTCGTGGTATTTGATAGAATCTGA
- the mltB gene encoding lytic murein transglycosylase B, whose translation MDRLFRIVVLCWLVIWGGSVWAGDYSKHPEFVKFIDEMVEKHGFERAELETLIGKAKKKQSILDAISRPAERTKTWEEYRPMFVNKTRIGRGVTFWKNNEETLKRAEAEYGVPAKYIVSIIGVETMYGKQGGGYRVIDALSTLAFDYPKRPLFRRELTSFLIMCRDYKLDPLTIRGSYAGAMGFGQFIPSSYLSYAVDFDGDDSKDIWANPVDAIGSVANYIQKHGWVRNGLITSRARVSGDAYQSIANESLEPTKTIKELVGYGVTPATDASLPDQEKAALFKYQGRLGAEFWLGFNNFYAITRYNHSRLYAMSVIQLGDEIERKRNSKDKKES comes from the coding sequence ATGGATCGTTTATTTCGTATTGTTGTTTTGTGTTGGTTAGTGATCTGGGGTGGTAGTGTCTGGGCTGGTGACTACAGTAAGCATCCGGAGTTTGTAAAGTTTATTGATGAAATGGTTGAAAAGCATGGCTTTGAACGTGCTGAGTTAGAAACCCTGATTGGCAAAGCAAAGAAAAAACAATCTATTTTGGATGCCATTTCCAGACCCGCAGAGCGAACCAAAACCTGGGAAGAGTATCGCCCTATGTTTGTGAATAAAACTCGCATTGGTCGTGGTGTAACTTTCTGGAAGAACAACGAAGAAACGCTTAAACGTGCGGAAGCCGAGTATGGCGTCCCAGCCAAGTACATAGTTTCTATCATTGGGGTTGAAACTATGTATGGTAAACAAGGTGGCGGTTATCGTGTTATTGATGCCTTGTCGACCTTGGCCTTTGACTACCCGAAACGTCCTCTATTTCGTCGTGAATTAACTTCCTTTTTAATTATGTGTCGTGATTACAAGCTTGATCCACTAACAATTCGCGGGTCATATGCGGGGGCAATGGGCTTCGGTCAGTTTATTCCAAGCAGTTATTTGTCCTATGCTGTCGATTTTGATGGCGATGATTCTAAGGATATTTGGGCGAATCCCGTCGATGCCATAGGTAGTGTTGCAAACTACATTCAAAAGCACGGTTGGGTGCGTAATGGTCTGATTACCAGTCGTGCCAGGGTTTCTGGTGATGCTTATCAGTCAATTGCTAATGAGTCACTTGAACCAACTAAAACAATAAAAGAGCTTGTTGGGTATGGTGTGACTCCAGCGACCGACGCTAGCTTACCTGATCAGGAAAAAGCGGCCTTGTTTAAGTACCAAGGACGTTTAGGGGCTGAGTTTTGGCTTGGATTTAACAATTTTTATGCGATTACCCGTTACAATCACAGTCGTTTGTACGCAATGTCGGTGATTCAGCTAGGCGATGAGATTGAACGTAAGCGTAATTCCAAGGATAAGAAAGAGTCATAA
- the rodA gene encoding rod shape-determining protein RodA, with protein sequence MRDFSRTLPDAAAHFSRRPSIWLRMHIDTQLLFLLFCLCGGGLFVLYSGSGGSIQDVEKQIVRLLLGVLVMFVIAQFDISTMRRWSPYFYVVGVALLVAVLLVGVGAKGAQRWLSLGSVRFQPSEIMKLIVPMMVAWYFSGRKLPPSFKHVIISLVIIIVPVGLIAKQPDLGTSLLIAASGIFILLLAGLKWRIVFGFVGLVSALIYPFWQFVMRDYQKQRVLTLFDPESDPLGAGWNIIQSKIAIGSGGLWGKGWLNGTQSHLDFLPESHTDFIIAVFAEEFGFFGVLALLSMYLLIVLRGLYIAVKAQDSYSRLLAGSITLTFFVYVFVNIGMVSGILPVVGVPLPLVSYGGTSILTLMAGFGVLMSIHTHRKLLTK encoded by the coding sequence ATGAGAGATTTTTCTCGTACGCTTCCTGATGCGGCGGCTCATTTTAGCCGGCGTCCGAGTATTTGGTTAAGAATGCATATTGATACGCAACTGCTTTTCTTGTTGTTCTGTCTCTGTGGCGGCGGTTTGTTTGTGCTCTACAGTGGCAGTGGTGGAAGTATTCAGGATGTAGAAAAACAGATCGTCCGATTGTTACTCGGTGTGTTGGTCATGTTTGTGATTGCCCAGTTTGATATTTCAACGATGCGGCGATGGTCTCCCTATTTCTATGTTGTTGGTGTTGCTTTGTTGGTTGCTGTATTGCTAGTGGGTGTCGGGGCGAAGGGGGCCCAGCGCTGGTTAAGTCTGGGGTCTGTTCGATTCCAGCCCTCAGAGATCATGAAATTGATTGTGCCTATGATGGTCGCGTGGTACTTCTCTGGTCGAAAACTACCGCCTAGTTTTAAGCACGTGATTATTTCATTGGTTATTATTATTGTGCCTGTGGGGTTGATTGCTAAACAACCGGACTTGGGAACCTCGTTATTAATCGCTGCCTCTGGTATTTTCATTTTGCTGTTGGCTGGTTTGAAATGGCGAATTGTCTTTGGTTTTGTCGGTTTGGTGTCCGCCTTGATTTACCCGTTTTGGCAGTTTGTGATGCGCGACTATCAAAAACAACGGGTATTAACCTTGTTTGATCCTGAGAGTGATCCGTTGGGTGCTGGCTGGAATATCATTCAGTCAAAAATTGCTATCGGTTCAGGCGGGTTGTGGGGTAAAGGCTGGCTGAACGGTACGCAGAGTCATTTGGATTTCTTACCTGAGAGTCATACCGACTTTATTATTGCTGTGTTTGCCGAAGAGTTTGGCTTCTTTGGTGTTCTGGCGTTGTTGTCTATGTATTTGCTGATCGTATTACGTGGTTTATACATTGCGGTTAAGGCGCAGGACTCGTACAGTCGCTTGCTGGCGGGAAGTATTACGCTGACGTTCTTCGTTTATGTCTTTGTAAATATCGGTATGGTGAGTGGTATTCTCCCTGTAGTAGGTGTTCCGTTACCTTTGGTAAGTTATGGTGGAACGTCTATTTTGACCTTGATGGCGGGGTTTGGTGTACTTATGTCAATTCATACTCATAGAAAGTTATTGACGAAATAA
- the mrdA gene encoding penicillin-binding protein 2: MEGLSLHDHSKYSTIFFWRVVVAICVVLILISVLLLRMYHLQVVEFQKYQIASEQNRVQVEPIAPTRGLIFDRNGVLLAENTPNFSLGIIPEKMKDKDALIASLRDIIKITDKDVEKFNRRLKERRRPLEPVAIRNRLTEEEIATVAVELHRYPAVSVDAKLVRSYPLGAPFAHVVGYVARINEKELKKVDATNYQATNHIGKLGVERFYESSLHGMVGLQKVEADARGRVLKVIERVPPTPGKNLRLSLDSRLQQTASKLLDGRRGAVVAIEPKTGGILALVSEPSFDPNLFVLGIDHQSYGELRDSKAKPLFNRALKGQYPPGSTIKPMLGVAGVESGVVDWNFSIMDYGQYQLKNDERIYRDWKRGGHGRVDLRYAVVQSCDTYFYELAFRLGVDRMSDFLAKFGFGDLTSLDISEARRGLLPTRQWKRGAKGLPWFPGDSLNMGLGQGYMLVTPLQLAAATAIFANKGKWVRPRLTMDSDLNEVRDQIQSDLQGAEAKNIILKNPENWDRMFAAMKDVMHSSRGTARASGRGAKYKMAGKTGTAQVLGIAQDEEYDASKISEWHRDHAWFMGFAPIDDPQIAVAVLVENGGGGSHAAAPVARKMFDAHILGEYLTEEAN; this comes from the coding sequence ATGGAAGGGCTCTCGTTACACGATCATTCCAAGTATTCGACGATTTTCTTCTGGCGCGTTGTCGTTGCCATTTGTGTCGTGCTGATCTTAATTTCTGTGTTATTACTGCGGATGTATCATCTGCAAGTCGTTGAATTTCAAAAATATCAAATTGCTTCGGAACAAAACCGGGTTCAGGTTGAGCCGATTGCGCCCACCCGAGGGTTGATCTTCGATCGAAACGGCGTGTTATTGGCCGAAAATACGCCTAACTTCAGCTTGGGAATTATCCCCGAGAAAATGAAGGATAAAGACGCGCTGATTGCGTCGCTTCGGGACATTATCAAAATTACAGATAAGGACGTCGAAAAGTTTAACCGTCGACTGAAAGAGCGACGTCGTCCTCTTGAACCTGTGGCCATTCGGAACCGATTAACCGAAGAAGAAATTGCGACGGTGGCCGTAGAGCTGCATCGTTATCCTGCCGTTTCGGTGGATGCCAAGTTAGTTCGTTCTTATCCGCTGGGTGCGCCTTTTGCACATGTGGTGGGTTATGTGGCGCGTATCAATGAGAAAGAACTGAAGAAAGTAGATGCCACCAATTATCAGGCAACCAATCACATTGGTAAGCTCGGTGTAGAACGTTTTTATGAGAGCTCGTTGCATGGCATGGTGGGGCTTCAGAAAGTAGAAGCCGATGCGCGTGGTCGTGTCTTAAAAGTGATAGAACGGGTTCCGCCAACACCAGGAAAAAATTTACGCCTGTCGTTGGATAGTCGACTTCAGCAAACGGCCAGCAAACTGCTCGATGGACGTCGTGGCGCTGTGGTGGCAATTGAGCCGAAAACCGGTGGTATTTTGGCTTTGGTGAGTGAGCCAAGTTTTGATCCGAACCTGTTTGTGCTTGGTATTGATCACCAGTCTTACGGAGAATTAAGGGATTCCAAAGCGAAGCCGTTGTTTAACCGAGCACTAAAAGGGCAGTACCCGCCTGGTTCCACCATCAAACCAATGTTGGGCGTAGCCGGTGTTGAGTCCGGAGTTGTGGATTGGAACTTTAGCATCATGGATTATGGGCAGTATCAGCTGAAGAATGATGAACGCATTTACCGTGACTGGAAACGAGGTGGCCACGGTAGAGTCGATTTACGTTACGCGGTTGTTCAATCCTGTGATACCTATTTCTATGAATTAGCATTCCGCTTGGGTGTTGATCGGATGTCTGATTTTCTCGCCAAGTTTGGATTTGGGGATTTAACCAGTCTAGATATTTCTGAGGCGCGTCGTGGCTTGTTACCGACTCGTCAATGGAAACGTGGCGCGAAAGGTTTGCCTTGGTTCCCAGGAGATAGTCTGAATATGGGACTGGGCCAGGGCTATATGTTGGTGACGCCTTTGCAGTTGGCAGCTGCGACAGCCATTTTTGCAAACAAAGGAAAATGGGTGCGACCTCGTCTGACTATGGACAGTGATCTAAATGAAGTAAGGGATCAAATTCAGTCGGACCTTCAAGGGGCCGAAGCCAAAAATATCATTCTGAAAAATCCAGAGAATTGGGATCGAATGTTTGCAGCCATGAAAGACGTGATGCACAGCTCGCGCGGTACGGCTCGAGCTTCCGGTCGCGGGGCAAAATATAAAATGGCTGGGAAAACAGGGACAGCTCAGGTGTTAGGTATTGCTCAAGACGAGGAATACGATGCGTCTAAAATTTCAGAGTGGCACCGGGATCATGCGTGGTTTATGGGCTTTGCTCCGATTGATGATCCTCAAATTGCCGTAGCCGTTCTTGTGGAAAATGGCGGTGGTGGTAGCCATGCGGCGGCACCTGTGGCTCGAAAAATGTTTGATGCACATATTCTGGGCGAATACTTAACGGAGGAAGCCAACTGA
- the rlmH gene encoding 23S rRNA (pseudouridine(1915)-N(3))-methyltransferase RlmH, protein MKIRLIAVGTKMPSWVTQGYDEYARRMPSDMSLELCEITPGQRGKGRDVARAMQKEGDAMLAAIAPSDYVVALEVLGKSWSTEQLSEQMEGWRMNGRDVALLVGGPEGLDARCVARADVKWSLSSLTLPHPMVRLLVSEQIYRAWSIICNHPYHRAG, encoded by the coding sequence ATGAAAATACGTTTGATCGCTGTTGGAACAAAAATGCCTTCCTGGGTGACACAGGGTTATGACGAGTACGCACGTCGTATGCCTTCGGATATGAGTCTCGAATTATGTGAGATTACTCCGGGGCAGCGGGGTAAAGGCCGCGATGTCGCTCGTGCTATGCAAAAAGAAGGCGATGCCATGCTGGCCGCGATTGCCCCTTCTGATTATGTGGTTGCGCTTGAGGTATTGGGTAAGTCTTGGTCTACTGAGCAATTATCTGAACAAATGGAAGGTTGGCGAATGAATGGGCGTGATGTTGCGTTGCTGGTGGGTGGGCCGGAAGGTCTGGATGCTCGCTGTGTTGCCAGAGCCGACGTGAAGTGGTCCTTATCTTCGTTAACTTTGCCTCATCCTATGGTTCGATTGCTGGTTTCAGAACAAATCTATCGAGCCTGGTCGATCATTTGTAATCATCCCTATCACAGAGCCGGTTAA
- the rsfS gene encoding ribosome silencing factor, producing the protein MDSQSLKEKVVDLLEDMKANEITCLDVKDQTSVTDYMIVASGTSSRHVKSIADYVAEEMKKEGVNPIGTEGERAAEWVLIDFGDVVVHVMMPTARDHYDLERLWSGLAPNRDQEQPAG; encoded by the coding sequence ATGGACTCTCAGAGTTTAAAAGAAAAAGTTGTTGATCTACTTGAAGACATGAAAGCAAATGAAATCACTTGCTTGGATGTAAAAGATCAAACTAGTGTTACAGACTATATGATCGTTGCCTCTGGAACCTCTTCCCGTCATGTGAAATCGATTGCAGATTACGTTGCGGAAGAAATGAAGAAAGAGGGCGTAAACCCAATAGGTACCGAGGGTGAACGTGCGGCTGAATGGGTGTTGATTGATTTTGGTGATGTGGTGGTACATGTGATGATGCCAACAGCCCGAGATCATTATGACCTTGAGCGTTTATGGTCTGGGCTGGCTCCAAATCGCGATCAAGAGCAGCCTGCTGGTTAA
- a CDS encoding glutamate-5-semialdehyde dehydrogenase produces the protein MDIKAYMEELGQSARAASRVIAAATTNQKNQALLAMADSLEQSRSELMTANQKDLERGKSNGLDAALLDRLELTDARIDTMIEGLRQVAALQDPVGEITDMAYRPSGIQIGKMRVPLGVIGIIYESRPNVTVEAASLCLKSGNATILRGGSEAIESNQAVAKCIREGLAKAGLPESAVQVVETTDRAAVGELITMPEYVDVIVPRGGKGLIERISRDAKVTVIKHLDGICHVYIDDQADLTKAVNIAVNAKTHRYGTCNTMETLLVAKTRVADVLPELISAYQEAGVELRGCSVCCDFSPAFIAATEEDWSTEYLAPILSVKVVESMAEAIDHINKYGSHHTDAIITENYTKSRQFITEVDSSSVMVNASTRFADGFEYGLGAEIGISTDKIHARGPVGLDGLTSQKYVVLGDGHIRR, from the coding sequence ATGGATATTAAAGCATATATGGAAGAGCTTGGGCAGAGTGCCCGTGCGGCTTCCCGTGTCATTGCAGCAGCAACGACCAATCAAAAGAATCAGGCCTTGTTAGCTATGGCTGATTCGCTAGAACAATCTCGCAGTGAATTAATGACCGCAAATCAAAAAGATCTGGAGCGTGGCAAGTCGAATGGTTTGGACGCCGCCTTACTTGATCGTCTTGAACTGACAGATGCTCGTATCGATACCATGATTGAAGGTTTGCGTCAGGTTGCAGCACTTCAGGACCCAGTGGGTGAAATTACCGACATGGCTTACCGCCCGTCGGGCATTCAGATCGGAAAAATGCGTGTGCCACTAGGTGTAATCGGGATCATTTATGAGTCTCGTCCTAATGTGACTGTTGAAGCGGCGAGCCTGTGTTTGAAATCAGGTAATGCCACTATTTTGCGTGGTGGTTCCGAAGCGATTGAATCCAATCAGGCGGTTGCAAAGTGTATTCGCGAAGGTCTGGCAAAAGCAGGTTTGCCTGAGTCGGCTGTGCAAGTAGTTGAAACGACTGACCGTGCGGCCGTTGGCGAGTTAATCACTATGCCTGAATATGTGGATGTAATTGTGCCTCGTGGTGGTAAAGGTCTGATTGAACGCATCAGTCGTGATGCGAAAGTGACCGTGATTAAGCATTTGGACGGTATCTGTCATGTCTATATCGATGACCAGGCCGATTTGACCAAAGCTGTGAATATTGCTGTGAATGCCAAGACGCACCGCTATGGTACCTGTAATACTATGGAAACCTTGTTGGTTGCCAAGACACGCGTAGCGGACGTGTTACCAGAATTGATCTCAGCATATCAGGAAGCAGGCGTTGAATTGCGCGGTTGCTCTGTGTGTTGTGATTTCTCGCCGGCTTTTATAGCGGCAACAGAAGAAGATTGGTCGACGGAGTATCTTGCACCCATTCTGTCTGTGAAAGTGGTGGAGTCTATGGCTGAAGCCATTGATCACATCAACAAGTATGGCTCTCATCATACGGATGCGATCATTACAGAGAACTATACTAAGAGTCGTCAATTCATAACCGAAGTTGATTCCAGTTCGGTGATGGTCAATGCCTCTACTCGATTCGCTGATGGCTTTGAGTATGGGTTAGGTGCTGAGATTGGTATCTCTACTGACAAGATTCATGCGCGTGGACCTGTTGGGTTGGACGGATTGACCTCTCAGAAATATGTTGTGTTGGGTGACGGTCATATCCGTCGTTAA